A region from the Dinoroseobacter shibae DFL 12 = DSM 16493 genome encodes:
- the pstA gene encoding phosphate ABC transporter permease PstA: MSDASLPGAVPVPKTSSLLVQDARTAKRNAAEARFKMYGLAAVITGILALVLLLASILSNGLSAFQQTYVTLEIALPEDKLDKSGTRDLEVMRKVSTFGYAPLIATAMEAKLAEAGIEIEGLTAKDAGAIISKDAPAQLRDFVLANPQVVGTTQTFELLANGRIDGYLKGRVSMESASLDKNVSPAQLQLTDALLEEGALEKRFNWGFFTNPDASGQRPEAAGLGVAIMGSLYMMMIVLCLALPIGVAASIYLEEFAPKNRLTDLIEVNISNLAAVPSIVFGILGLAIFINFAGLPQSAPIVGGLVLTLMTLPTIIISTRASLKSVPPSIRDAALGVGASKMQAVFHNVLPLAAPGILTGTIIGLAQALGETAPLLLIGMVAFVREYPAAPPEGFFDPASALPVQIYNWTQRSDPAFVERASGAIIVLLVFLLIMNAVAILLRRRFERRW, from the coding sequence ATGAGCGACGCAAGCCTGCCCGGCGCGGTACCTGTGCCGAAGACATCCTCGCTCCTGGTGCAGGACGCGCGGACCGCGAAACGCAACGCCGCCGAGGCCCGGTTCAAGATGTACGGCCTGGCCGCCGTGATCACCGGCATTCTCGCGCTGGTGCTGCTCTTGGCCTCGATCCTGTCGAACGGCCTCAGCGCATTCCAGCAGACTTATGTCACGCTGGAGATCGCGCTGCCCGAGGACAAGCTCGACAAATCCGGCACACGCGACCTGGAAGTGATGCGCAAGGTCTCGACCTTCGGCTACGCGCCCCTGATCGCCACCGCGATGGAGGCCAAGCTGGCCGAGGCGGGGATCGAGATCGAGGGGCTGACCGCCAAGGACGCGGGCGCCATCATCTCCAAGGACGCCCCGGCGCAACTGCGCGACTTCGTGCTCGCCAACCCGCAGGTCGTCGGCACCACCCAGACCTTCGAGCTGCTGGCCAATGGCCGCATCGACGGATACCTCAAGGGCCGCGTGTCCATGGAGAGCGCCTCGCTCGACAAGAACGTCTCGCCCGCGCAACTGCAGCTGACCGATGCACTGCTGGAGGAGGGGGCGCTGGAGAAGCGCTTCAACTGGGGCTTCTTTACCAATCCCGACGCCTCCGGCCAACGCCCCGAGGCCGCGGGGCTCGGCGTGGCGATCATGGGCTCGCTCTACATGATGATGATCGTGCTGTGCCTGGCGCTGCCCATCGGCGTTGCGGCCTCGATCTATCTTGAGGAATTCGCGCCAAAAAACCGGCTCACCGACCTGATCGAGGTGAATATCTCAAACCTCGCGGCGGTGCCGTCGATCGTGTTCGGCATCCTCGGGCTCGCGATCTTCATCAACTTTGCGGGCCTGCCGCAATCGGCCCCCATCGTCGGCGGGCTGGTGCTGACCCTGATGACCCTGCCGACGATCATCATCTCGACCCGCGCGTCCCTGAAATCCGTGCCGCCCTCGATCCGCGATGCGGCCCTCGGCGTGGGGGCGTCGAAGATGCAGGCGGTGTTCCACAATGTCCTGCCGCTCGCCGCCCCCGGCATCCTGACGGGCACGATCATCGGCCTCGCGCAGGCCTTGGGCGAGACCGCGCCGCTCCTGCTCATCGGCATGGTGGCTTTCGTGCGCGAATACCCCGCCGCCCCGCCCGAGGGCTTTTTCGATCCCGCCTCGGCCCTGCCGGTGCAGATATACAACTGGACGCAGCGTTCCGATCCCGCCTTTGTCGAGCGTGCCTCGGGCGCGATCATTGTGCTGCTCGTCTTTTTGCTCATCATGAACGCCGTCGCGATCCTTCTGCGCCGCCGGTTCGAGCGTCGCTGGTAA
- the pstB gene encoding phosphate ABC transporter ATP-binding protein PstB, whose product MNDMRLTERAVTEQTKIAAKNVQVYYGTTHAIKDVNVDILDKTVTAFIGPSGCGKSTFLRCLNRMNDTIDTARIEGDIRIDGEDIYDRRVDPVQLRAKVGMVFQKPNPFPKSIYDNVAYGPRIHGLARTRAELDEIVEKSLRRAALWDEAKDRLDQPGTGLSGGQQQRLCIARAVATSPEVLLMDEPCSALDPIATAQVEELIDELRERYSVVIVTHSMQQAARVSQRTAFFHLGHLVEYGETGHIFTNPEDPRTESYITGRIG is encoded by the coding sequence ATGAACGATATGCGCCTGACGGAGAGAGCCGTGACCGAACAGACCAAGATCGCCGCCAAGAACGTTCAGGTCTATTACGGCACGACCCACGCGATCAAGGACGTGAACGTCGACATCCTCGACAAGACGGTGACCGCCTTCATCGGCCCCTCGGGCTGCGGCAAGTCCACGTTCCTGCGTTGCCTGAACCGGATGAACGACACCATCGACACCGCCCGCATCGAGGGCGACATCCGCATCGATGGCGAGGATATCTACGACCGCCGCGTGGATCCGGTGCAACTGCGCGCCAAGGTCGGCATGGTGTTCCAGAAACCCAACCCGTTCCCCAAGTCCATCTATGACAACGTGGCCTACGGGCCGCGCATTCACGGGCTGGCGCGCACCCGGGCCGAGCTGGACGAGATCGTCGAGAAATCCCTGCGGCGCGCCGCGCTGTGGGACGAGGCCAAGGACCGGCTCGACCAGCCCGGCACGGGCCTCTCGGGCGGCCAGCAGCAGCGGCTGTGCATCGCCCGCGCGGTGGCGACCTCGCCCGAGGTGCTGTTGATGGACGAGCCGTGCTCGGCCCTCGATCCCATCGCCACCGCCCAGGTCGAAGAACTGATCGACGAGCTGCGCGAGCGCTATTCCGTGGTCATCGTCACCCACTCCATGCAGCAGGCCGCCCGCGTCAGCCAACGCACGGCCTTCTTCCATCTCGGCCATCTCGTCGAGTACGGCGAGACCGGGCATATCTTCACCAACCCCGAAGACCCCCGCACCGAGAGCTACATCACAGGACGGATCGGCTAA
- the phoU gene encoding phosphate signaling complex protein PhoU, producing MVIDNAHIASAFDRDLEAIQALIMKMGGMVEEQIIDAARSLAERDEDLAETVRTRDKQIDALEEQINEEAARLIALRAPTAGDLRVVLTVIKMSANLERIGDYAKNMAKRTSILVQLQPVGNSAASLKRMARDVEMMLRDALDAYLRLDVEMSEAIRMRDQEVDQMYNALFREFLTHMMEDPRNITACMHLHFIAKNIERMGDHVTSVAEQVIYMVTGELPDEDRPKQDRTSLDAQG from the coding sequence ATGGTCATCGACAACGCACATATCGCCTCGGCCTTCGACCGCGACCTAGAAGCGATCCAGGCCCTCATCATGAAGATGGGCGGCATGGTGGAGGAACAGATCATCGACGCCGCCCGCTCGCTGGCCGAACGGGACGAGGATCTGGCCGAAACCGTCCGTACCCGCGACAAGCAGATCGACGCGTTGGAAGAGCAGATCAACGAAGAGGCCGCGCGCCTCATCGCCCTGCGCGCACCCACCGCGGGAGATCTGCGCGTGGTGCTGACAGTGATCAAGATGAGCGCCAATCTCGAACGCATCGGCGATTACGCCAAGAACATGGCCAAGCGCACCTCGATCCTGGTGCAGCTGCAGCCCGTGGGCAATTCCGCGGCTTCGCTGAAACGCATGGCACGCGATGTCGAGATGATGCTGCGCGATGCGCTCGACGCCTACCTGCGGCTCGATGTCGAGATGTCCGAGGCGATCCGCATGCGCGACCAGGAAGTCGACCAGATGTACAATGCGCTCTTCCGCGAATTCCTGACCCACATGATGGAAGACCCGCGCAACATCACCGCCTGCATGCACCTGCATTTCATTGCCAAGAATATCGAACGGATGGGCGATCACGTCACCTCCGTGGCCGAGCAGGTGATCTACATGGTCACCGGCGAGCTGCCCGACGAGGACCGGCCGAAGCAGGATCGCACCAGCTTGGACGCCCAGGGGTAG
- the phoB gene encoding phosphate regulon transcriptional regulator PhoB — MSDQPTVLVVEDEPAQRDVLCYNLEAEGFRVVQAENGDEAMVMVEEETPDIIVLDWMLPAVSGIEVCRRLKSRPDTRAIPIIMLSARSEEVDRVRGLETGADDYVVKPYSVVELMARVRAQLRRVRPATVGQQLRYDDILLDAESHRVFRDDQALKLGPTEFRLLATFMEKPGRVWSREQLLDRVWGRDIYVDTRTVDVHIGRLRKALCQHGGTDPVRTVRGAGYALG, encoded by the coding sequence GTGTCCGACCAACCCACCGTTCTTGTGGTCGAGGATGAACCGGCACAGCGCGACGTGCTGTGCTACAACCTCGAGGCCGAAGGCTTTCGCGTGGTCCAGGCCGAGAATGGCGACGAGGCCATGGTCATGGTCGAGGAAGAAACCCCCGACATCATCGTGCTGGACTGGATGCTGCCGGCGGTCTCGGGGATCGAGGTCTGCCGCCGCCTGAAATCCCGCCCCGACACCCGTGCGATCCCGATCATCATGCTCTCGGCGCGCTCCGAAGAGGTCGACCGGGTGCGCGGGCTGGAAACCGGGGCCGACGACTACGTGGTCAAACCCTACTCGGTGGTGGAGCTGATGGCCCGGGTGCGCGCGCAACTGCGCCGGGTGCGCCCGGCGACGGTGGGACAGCAATTGCGCTACGACGACATTCTGCTCGACGCCGAGAGCCACCGGGTCTTCCGCGACGACCAGGCCCTGAAACTCGGGCCCACCGAGTTCCGCCTGCTGGCGACCTTCATGGAAAAACCGGGCCGCGTTTGGTCGCGCGAGCAACTGCTCGACCGGGTCTGGGGGCGCGACATCTATGTCGATACCCGCACCGTGGACGTCCATATCGGTCGGCTGCGCAAGGCGCTGTGCCAACACGGCGGTACCGACCCGGTGCGCACCGTGCGCGGGGCAGGCTACGCGCTCGGCTGA
- a CDS encoding calcium/sodium antiporter, which translates to MEAVLLILAGLAGLVLGGEWLVRGAVSAARSFGLSPLVIGLTLVGFGTSAPELATSLQAALSGSPGLAIGNVVGSNIGNILLILGIAALLAPVAVSPAALRRDGGVMGLATLLCLGAVLWGEIGRGVGAGLVAALLAYLGFTLWSEKRAGGTEAAAVYADEAALVPRSGRGRAAALGLALVGLAVILLGARLLVSGAVIIARDLGMSETVIGLTIVAIGTSLPELVTAVVAVRKGQGDVAVGNVIGSNIFNILGILGVTALVQPMPIPPEILRLDIWVMCGATLLLFAFARTGWTVSRREGAVFLACYAVYLGVLLAG; encoded by the coding sequence GTGGAAGCAGTTCTCTTGATCCTCGCCGGCCTTGCCGGGCTGGTGCTCGGCGGCGAGTGGCTCGTGCGCGGCGCGGTCTCGGCCGCGCGCAGCTTCGGGCTCTCTCCGCTCGTGATCGGGCTGACACTGGTGGGTTTCGGCACCTCGGCGCCGGAGCTGGCCACCAGCCTGCAGGCCGCCCTTTCCGGCTCCCCCGGACTTGCCATCGGCAACGTGGTCGGCAGCAATATCGGCAACATCCTCCTGATCCTCGGCATCGCGGCGCTGCTGGCCCCGGTCGCCGTCAGCCCGGCCGCCCTGCGGCGCGACGGCGGGGTGATGGGTCTGGCCACGCTGCTCTGCCTCGGCGCGGTGCTGTGGGGCGAGATCGGTCGCGGGGTCGGCGCGGGTCTGGTGGCCGCCTTGCTGGCCTATCTCGGCTTCACCCTGTGGTCCGAAAAACGCGCAGGCGGCACCGAGGCGGCGGCGGTCTATGCCGACGAGGCCGCGCTGGTGCCCCGCTCCGGACGAGGGCGCGCGGCTGCACTCGGGCTGGCGCTCGTCGGTCTCGCGGTCATCCTTCTGGGCGCGCGTCTGCTGGTCTCCGGCGCGGTCATCATCGCTCGCGACCTCGGCATGAGCGAGACCGTGATCGGCCTGACCATCGTCGCCATCGGCACCTCCCTGCCCGAGCTCGTCACCGCGGTGGTCGCCGTGCGCAAGGGGCAGGGGGACGTGGCGGTCGGCAACGTGATCGGCAGCAATATCTTCAACATCCTCGGCATCCTCGGGGTCACCGCCCTGGTGCAGCCGATGCCGATCCCGCCCGAGATACTGCGCCTCGACATCTGGGTGATGTGCGGCGCGACGCTGCTGCTGTTTGCCTTCGCCCGCACCGGCTGGACGGTCAGCCGCCGCGAGGGCGCGGTGTTCTTGGCCTGCTACGCGGTCTATCTCGGCGTGTTGCTGGCGGGCTGA
- a CDS encoding S1C family serine protease → MRLWLPLALCLLALVAPARASELTAPEERLISLFETSRAAVVSITTGQRRVDPWMRRAEIVPSGSGSGFVWDRDGHVVTNAHVIRGAARADVHMADGRVLPARLVGTAPQYDLAVLRVDLGTRRPDPLPLGRSDALRVGQSVLAIGNPFGLDWTLTTGIVSALEREIPLGTGTIEGLIQTDAAINPGNSGGPLLDSSGRLIGVNTAIFSPSGSSAGIGFAVPVDRVARVVPQLIARGMYRPPVLGIRFDPRIDALARQNGVEGAVILAIEPGGPAAAAGLRPARRDGAGFLVPGDVIQRLAGRPIASGSDLRSVLDDFDPGTEVTLEVWRDGTRREVRVTLAAP, encoded by the coding sequence ATGCGCCTCTGGCTCCCCCTCGCGCTCTGCCTGCTGGCCCTGGTCGCACCCGCCCGGGCATCCGAACTGACCGCCCCCGAAGAGCGCCTGATTTCCCTGTTCGAGACGTCGCGCGCCGCCGTGGTGTCGATCACCACCGGCCAGCGCCGGGTCGATCCCTGGATGCGCCGGGCCGAAATCGTGCCCAGCGGCTCCGGCTCGGGGTTCGTGTGGGACCGCGACGGCCATGTGGTCACCAACGCCCATGTCATCCGCGGCGCGGCCCGGGCGGATGTGCACATGGCCGACGGGCGCGTGCTGCCCGCCCGGCTGGTGGGCACGGCCCCGCAATACGACCTCGCGGTGCTGCGCGTCGATCTCGGCACGCGCCGTCCCGACCCGCTCCCCCTGGGGCGCAGCGACGCGCTCCGCGTGGGTCAAAGCGTGCTGGCCATCGGCAATCCGTTCGGGCTGGACTGGACGCTGACCACGGGCATCGTCTCGGCGCTGGAGCGCGAGATCCCGCTGGGCACCGGCACGATCGAGGGGCTTATCCAGACCGACGCGGCGATCAATCCGGGCAATTCCGGCGGCCCGCTTCTGGACAGCTCCGGGCGGCTGATCGGCGTGAACACCGCGATCTTCAGCCCCTCGGGCTCCAGTGCCGGAATCGGCTTTGCCGTGCCCGTGGACCGGGTCGCCCGCGTGGTGCCGCAACTCATCGCCCGGGGCATGTATCGCCCGCCGGTCCTCGGCATCCGTTTCGATCCGCGCATCGACGCGCTGGCCCGGCAGAACGGCGTCGAAGGCGCCGTGATCCTCGCGATAGAACCGGGCGGCCCCGCCGCCGCCGCAGGTCTGCGCCCGGCCCGGCGGGATGGGGCGGGCTTTCTCGTGCCCGGCGACGTGATCCAGCGCCTGGCGGGCCGCCCCATCGCCAGCGGCAGCGACCTGCGCAGCGTGCTCGACGATTTCGACCCGGGCACCGAGGTGACCCTCGAGGTCTGGCGCGACGGCACCCGGCGCGAGGTCCGCGTCACCCTGGCCGCGCCCTGA
- a CDS encoding amidohydrolase, whose translation MPRFLPLIAALLAALAAPLALADTDTDTAFADRIWTGGPILTMEDNAMRAEALAEKDGVILGVGPLDEVTAFQGPQTQMIDLAGRTMIPGFVDAHGHVFMIGLQALSANLLPAPDGTVNDIPTLQAVLRAFAEAQPERVAAAGLILGFGYDDAQLAEQRHPTRDELDAVSTEIPVYAIHQSGHLGVANSLALEQAGITADTPDPAGGVIRRGPDGAPNGVLEENAANMVIGGLLGGLDEAANRAIFRAGTELIASFGYTTAQEGRALPPVAELMQSVAAEEGLDIDVVVYPDVLLARDYILEHHARVYENRIRVGGGKLTIDGSPQGFTALRDRPYYDPPEGVRADYAGYASASGDQVFDAVDWAFANGVQIQTHANGEGASDMLIAAIQTATETHGAADRRPVLIHGQFLREDQVDAYNRLDVFPSLFPMHTFYWGDWHRDRTVGPVAADNISPTGWVRARGMMFSSHHDAPVAFPDSMRILDATVTRRSRSGDIIGPDHRVDVLTALKAMTIWPAYQHFEEDSKGSLAPGKLADLVILSDDPTVIDPEQLDTITVVETIKEGQTIYAAGLREGRLHYRPRRDGTDPYAGFLRTVAIAHEMQGNPGMLSRIRPSTLARAPHSSACVARTLSDLITANLSLPDTPLLP comes from the coding sequence ATGCCGCGCTTTCTGCCCCTGATCGCCGCCCTTCTCGCGGCCCTCGCCGCCCCCCTCGCACTGGCCGACACCGACACCGACACCGCCTTCGCCGACCGGATCTGGACCGGCGGGCCGATCCTGACCATGGAAGACAACGCCATGCGCGCCGAGGCCCTGGCCGAAAAGGACGGCGTGATCCTCGGCGTCGGACCTCTCGACGAGGTCACCGCCTTCCAGGGACCCCAGACGCAGATGATCGACCTGGCCGGGCGCACCATGATCCCGGGCTTCGTGGACGCCCACGGCCATGTCTTCATGATCGGCCTGCAGGCGCTCTCGGCCAACCTGTTGCCCGCACCCGATGGCACCGTGAACGACATCCCGACCCTGCAAGCGGTGCTGCGCGCCTTCGCCGAGGCCCAGCCCGAGCGTGTCGCGGCCGCCGGTCTCATCCTCGGCTTCGGCTATGACGACGCCCAGCTGGCCGAGCAGCGGCATCCGACACGGGACGAGCTCGACGCCGTCTCCACCGAGATCCCGGTCTATGCCATCCACCAATCCGGCCATCTCGGCGTGGCCAACTCACTGGCACTCGAACAGGCTGGCATCACCGCCGACACCCCCGACCCGGCGGGGGGCGTCATCCGCCGCGGCCCGGATGGCGCACCCAACGGCGTGCTCGAGGAAAACGCCGCCAACATGGTGATCGGCGGTCTGCTCGGCGGGCTGGACGAAGCCGCCAACCGCGCGATCTTTCGCGCGGGCACCGAGTTGATCGCCTCTTTCGGCTACACCACCGCGCAGGAAGGCCGCGCGCTCCCGCCCGTGGCCGAGCTGATGCAATCCGTCGCCGCCGAAGAAGGGCTGGACATCGACGTGGTGGTCTACCCCGATGTGCTGCTGGCCCGCGACTACATCCTGGAACACCACGCGCGGGTCTACGAGAACCGGATCCGCGTCGGCGGCGGCAAGCTGACCATCGACGGATCGCCCCAGGGCTTCACCGCCCTGCGCGACCGGCCCTATTACGACCCGCCCGAAGGGGTTCGCGCCGATTACGCGGGCTATGCCTCGGCCAGCGGCGACCAGGTGTTCGACGCGGTCGACTGGGCCTTCGCCAACGGGGTGCAGATCCAGACCCATGCCAATGGGGAAGGGGCCTCCGACATGCTGATCGCGGCCATTCAGACCGCGACAGAGACTCACGGGGCCGCCGACCGCCGCCCGGTCCTGATCCACGGGCAGTTTTTGCGCGAGGACCAGGTGGACGCCTATAACCGGCTCGATGTGTTCCCCTCGCTCTTTCCGATGCACACCTTCTATTGGGGCGACTGGCACCGTGACCGCACCGTGGGGCCCGTGGCCGCCGACAACATCTCGCCCACGGGTTGGGTACGGGCGCGTGGCATGATGTTCTCCAGCCACCATGACGCGCCCGTGGCCTTCCCCGATAGCATGCGCATCCTGGACGCCACCGTCACCCGGCGCTCGCGGTCCGGCGACATCATCGGCCCCGACCACCGGGTCGACGTGCTCACCGCGCTCAAGGCGATGACGATCTGGCCCGCCTACCAGCATTTCGAGGAAGACAGCAAAGGCTCCCTCGCGCCGGGCAAACTGGCCGATCTCGTCATATTGTCAGACGATCCGACCGTGATCGATCCCGAACAACTCGACACGATCACCGTGGTCGAGACCATCAAGGAGGGACAGACGATCTACGCCGCGGGCTTGCGCGAGGGGCGGCTGCATTACCGCCCGCGCAGGGACGGCACCGACCCCTATGCCGGGTTCCTGCGCACCGTGGCCATCGCCCACGAGATGCAAGGCAATCCCGGCATGCTGAGCCGCATCCGCCCCTCGACCCTGGCACGCGCGCCCCATTCCAGCGCCTGCGTCGCCCGCACCCTGAGCGACCTGATCACCGCCAACCTGTCCCTGCCGGACACGCCTTTGCTTCCCTGA
- a CDS encoding patatin-like phospholipase family protein, producing the protein MARKKRINLALQGGGAHGAFTWGVLDRLLAEPEIEIAGISGTSAGTLNGAAVKAALAKGGTAEDARENLDWLWGQIAGIHDTRFAPWLEVFPPSVIATALEYSPYLAMAETLEQFISPYDTPFSAQNPLARIVERFNYDNICCDTGPKFHVCATNVRTGKLRVFTGTEIGAAPILASACLPTLFRAVEIFDPETGRDESYWDGGYSANPALEPLTQDPDLPGDVVIVHINPLHREEIPTSAKEIANRVNEISFNSSLIQELAHINSINEMLADGRLKKGTMKDVLIHMIADDGLMVKLSEATKVYPNPAVIASLKAAGEDAAEAFLDRDLSSVNVKPTVDLARLVC; encoded by the coding sequence ATGGCACGCAAGAAGCGGATCAACCTGGCCCTGCAGGGCGGCGGCGCCCACGGGGCGTTCACCTGGGGGGTGCTCGACCGGCTGCTGGCCGAGCCCGAGATCGAGATCGCGGGCATCTCCGGCACCTCGGCTGGCACCCTGAACGGCGCGGCGGTCAAGGCGGCGCTGGCCAAGGGGGGCACGGCGGAGGATGCGCGCGAGAACCTCGACTGGCTCTGGGGGCAGATCGCGGGCATTCACGACACGCGGTTCGCGCCCTGGCTGGAGGTGTTTCCGCCCAGCGTGATCGCCACGGCGCTGGAATACTCGCCCTATCTCGCCATGGCGGAAACGCTGGAGCAGTTCATCTCCCCCTATGATACGCCGTTCTCGGCGCAGAACCCGCTGGCGCGGATCGTGGAGAGGTTCAATTACGACAATATCTGCTGCGATACCGGGCCGAAGTTTCATGTCTGTGCCACCAATGTGCGGACGGGCAAGCTGCGGGTGTTCACCGGCACAGAGATCGGGGCGGCGCCGATCCTTGCCTCGGCCTGCCTGCCGACGTTGTTTCGGGCGGTGGAGATCTTCGACCCCGAGACAGGGCGCGACGAGAGCTATTGGGACGGGGGCTATTCCGCCAACCCCGCCTTGGAGCCGCTGACCCAGGATCCGGACCTGCCCGGTGACGTGGTGATCGTGCATATCAATCCGCTGCACCGCGAGGAAATCCCGACCTCGGCCAAGGAAATCGCGAATCGGGTCAACGAGATCAGCTTCAACTCGTCGCTGATCCAGGAGCTGGCCCATATCAATTCGATCAACGAGATGCTGGCGGATGGGCGGCTCAAAAAGGGGACCATGAAGGACGTGCTGATCCACATGATCGCCGATGACGGGCTGATGGTGAAGCTGTCGGAGGCGACGAAGGTCTACCCCAACCCGGCGGTGATCGCGTCGCTGAAGGCCGCTGGCGAGGACGCTGCGGAAGCCTTCCTCGACCGCGACCTGAGCAGTGTGAACGTCAAGCCCACGGTGGACCTGGCCCGGCTGGTGTGCTGA
- a CDS encoding 3-hydroxybutyrate dehydrogenase — protein sequence MSLKGKTAVITGSNSGIGLGIAWELARAGADVVLNSFTDREEDHALADEIARETGVYARYIKADMSKGDDCRALIESAGTCDILVNNAGIQHVAPIDEFPVDKWDAIIAINMNSAFHTTAAALPMMRKAGWGRVVNIASAHGLTASPYKAAYVAAKHGVVGMTKTVALETAQEPITCNAICPGYVLTPLVEAQIPNTMEKYDMGREEVIKQVMLERQPSKEFATVEQLGGTCVFLCSDAAAQITGTTISVDGGWTAL from the coding sequence ATGTCGCTGAAGGGAAAAACCGCCGTTATCACCGGGTCGAATTCGGGGATCGGGTTGGGGATTGCGTGGGAGTTGGCCCGCGCGGGTGCGGATGTAGTGCTCAACAGCTTCACCGACCGGGAGGAGGATCACGCCCTAGCCGACGAGATCGCCCGCGAGACCGGGGTTTATGCGCGCTACATCAAGGCGGACATGTCCAAGGGCGACGACTGCCGGGCGCTGATCGAGAGCGCGGGTACCTGCGATATCCTGGTGAACAATGCGGGTATCCAGCATGTGGCCCCGATCGACGAGTTTCCGGTCGACAAGTGGGACGCGATCATCGCGATCAACATGAATTCGGCGTTCCACACCACCGCCGCCGCCCTGCCGATGATGCGCAAGGCGGGCTGGGGGCGGGTCGTCAATATCGCCTCGGCGCACGGACTGACCGCGTCGCCCTACAAGGCGGCCTATGTGGCGGCCAAGCACGGAGTGGTGGGCATGACCAAGACCGTGGCGCTGGAGACCGCGCAGGAGCCGATCACCTGCAACGCGATCTGCCCGGGCTATGTGCTGACCCCGCTGGTGGAGGCGCAGATCCCTAACACGATGGAGAAATACGATATGGGCCGCGAGGAGGTCATCAAGCAGGTGATGCTGGAGCGCCAGCCGTCGAAGGAATTCGCGACCGTCGAGCAGTTGGGCGGCACCTGCGTGTTCCTGTGCTCGGATGCGGCGGCACAGATCACCGGGACGACGATTTCGGTGGATGGCGGCTGGACCGCGCTCTGA